Proteins found in one Cardiocondyla obscurior isolate alpha-2009 linkage group LG03, Cobs3.1, whole genome shotgun sequence genomic segment:
- the LOC139113638 gene encoding phosphatidate cytidylyltransferase, mitochondrial — translation MEKLVKIPQLRQLLGEFPGNMKFCFAYGSGAFKQFNNDGNNMLDLIFVVRNANKWHAENLMKNPKHYAQPLRFLGPKAITNIQEGSGAKIFYNTLVRTNQDQLIKYGVISEISLVEDLLDWNDLYLSGRLHKPVKVLVEPDETSQLPTALVQNLHSAVHAALLLLPEHFTEIDFFKRITSLSYQGDFRMIFGENKDKISNIVLPQLNHFKQLYEPILKHFDNYVDIPKSDHMAVTCHQDTSPATKVHHLNHLPRKPQVKLVRAWSHGPRSKDTEDCLRAIAHDPECCEILEQCLKEIVWRSSVTQSLKGIVTAGVVKSVKYSSAKIIKMLQSNSLPNTNKSLPDPAKINKIIKTVAKKTEPKNPEKRVE, via the coding sequence ATGGAAAAATTAGTCAAAATACCTCAACTGAGGCAGTTACTTGGAGAATTCCCTGGAAACATGAAATTCTGTTTTGCTTATGGATCAGGTGCATTTAAGCAATTTAATAATGATGGCAATAATATGCTGGACCTCATATTTGTTGTACGCAATGCCAACAAGTGGCATGCAgagaatttaatgaaaaatccaaAGCATTATGCTCAACCATTAAGATTTCTTGGCCCGAAGGCAATCACTAACATTCAAGAAGGATCAGgtgctaaaatattttacaacacaTTGGTAAGAACGAATCAAGATCAACTCATTAAGTATGGAGTGATTTCTGAAATTTCATTAGTGGAGGATCTGTTGGATTGGAATGATCTTTATCTATCAGGAAGATTGCATAAACCAGTTAAAGTATTGGTAGAACCAGATGAGACTTCTCAGTTACCTACTGCTCTAGTGCAGAATTTACACTCAGCTGTACATGCAGCCTTATTGTTATTGCCTGAGCATTTTACAGAAATcgattttttcaaaagaaTCACTAGTCTGTCTTATCAAGGCGACTTTCGAATGATTTTTGGTGAGAATAAGGATAAAATCAGCAATATTGTATTACCACAATTAAATCATTTCAAGCAGTTGTACGAACCAATCTTAAAACATTTCGACAATTATGTAGATATTCCAAAATCTGACCACATGGCCGTTACGTGTCATCAAGACACTAGCCCGGCGACTAAAGTCCATCATTTGAATCATTTGCCCCGAAAGCCTCAAGTTAAATTAGTCAGAGCATGGTCTCATGGCCCGAGATCAAAAGACACGGAAGACTGCTTGCGCGCGATCGCACACGACCCGGAGTGTTGCGAGATATTAGAGCAGTGCTTGAAAGAAATTGTTTGGAGATCTAGCGTGACGCAAAGCTTAAAGGGAATCGTTACCGCGGGTGTCGTAAAATCCGTTAAATACAGCAGCGCCAAGATAATTAAGATGCTACAATCGAATTCACTACCCAATACGAACAAGTCACTACCTGATCcagctaaaattaataaaattattaaaactgttGCAAAAAAAACAGAACCTAAAAATCCTGAGAAGCGCGTCGAGTAG
- the Csn6 gene encoding COP9 signalosome complex subunit 6 — protein sequence MEVDIPEENTSEQMAMEIDEDTSERNPRVSGSVKVMASSGTVGSVSISLHPLVIMNVSEHWTRLRAQEGSDQLVYGALIGKQKGRNIEIMNSFELLFTCIGEDVIIDRDYYNTKEEQFKQVFSEMDFLGWYTTGDIPTEKDIRVHKQLCEINESPVLLKLDPRPKNTEHLSVSMYESVIDLVNGEATMLFVPLTYTLATEEAERIGVDHVQRMCNNDQGECSVVAEHLTAQHSAIKMLHARVKLVLRYVQAVQNGELKGNHEVLRAACSLSHRLPVLNNPKFKADFYNQCNDFGLMTYLGIITKGCNNINQFVNKFNILYDRQGVGRRLRSLFF from the exons ATGGAGGTCGACATACCCGAGGAAAATACGAGCGAACAGATGGCGATGGAGATTGATGAAGACACCTCGGAGAGGAACCCGAGGGTGTCTGGGAGCGTCAAAGTCATGGCCTCCTCGGGCACCGTTGGATCCGTGTCCATCAGTCTCCATCCGCTAGTGATTATGAATGTCAGTGAGCACTGGACCAGACTCAGGGCTCAAGAGGGTAGTGATCAGTTAG TATATGGTGCTCTGATTGGTAAACAAAAAGGTCGCAATATAGAGATCATGAACTCCTTTGAACTGCTGTTTACTTGCATTGGTGAAGATGTTATAATTGATAgagattattataatacaaaggAGGAGCAGTTTAAGCAAGTCTTCAGTGAAATGGACTTTCTAGGATGGTATACTACAGGTGACATACCTACTGAAAAAGACATTAGAGTGCACAAGCAGCTTTGTGAGATTAATGAAAGTCCTGTTTTACTGAAACTAGATCCAAGACCAAAAAACACAGAG CATTTATCTGTCTCTATGTATGAATCAGTGATTGACTTAGTTAATGGTGAGGCAACTATGTTATTTGTTCCATTAACTTACACATTAGCCACAGAGGAAGCTGAAAGAATTGGAGTTGATCATGTACAAAGAATGTGTAACAATGATCAAGGGGAATGCTCAGTGG TGGCAGAACATTTAACGGCGCAACACAGTGCCATAAAAATGTTGCATGCAAGAGTAAAACTTGTTCTAAGATATGTGCAAGCAGTTCAGAATGGAGAATTGAAAGGAAATCACGAAGTTCTTCGAGCGGCTTGTTCTTTGAGTCATCGATTGCCTGTTCTGAATAATCCGAAATTTAAGGCTGACTTTTATAAC CAATGTAACGATTTTGGCTTGATGACGTATCTCGGTATCATAACTAAAGgctgtaataatataaatcaatttgtaaacaaatttaatattctatacGACAGACAAGGCGTGGGACGACGTCTACGAAGTCTTTTCTTCTGA
- the LOC139113628 gene encoding uncharacterized protein isoform X2 → MALVMLPCDLPWWPAVVKQLDKAALAKNSEDLIDAMQRLHDMCNISLDPEEDVQDVDLFSKLGTFLDNDLDLTEREQVLTKTIPRLVERAKALKSTKPPQGLHFSLQQQGDSVEYSYAFVSSLIANAFFSTYPKRTAKTHPTLRDFNFTNFFRHLHKNAQKAKLRSIFHYYNYLETDHALDGRLIISRQVMTSKQWLTIEDWLESNVPLCPLTIRHEGRLDRIEAESKVLQVCFANAKIGGGVLDGDVTQETVHVATHPEMLAAILSVEALEDNEVLIIEGVRHMSRINDPQHKAIFEGISKPNVVTVCCIDPEDYSRLPLTQFEEDNILREMNKSLLGFRQRHVPNSPTDPIKTELEAEVGLGSRRLSPIGESFSSTPPETETEDKLIATSNNLKTDKPSCDERHKLENVTEVRSRPNGKSIRPPSPHKVCKDASYTNRKNRFIVLGSSGEVLPVTRQLGQMSVYSSCNSQSTDSFHSAKETIDEEPEEEEQKVTKRYSAQLDTPERRGNFAQRLKDALKRESTATGVTSSNTSSGESSYAVGISVSGSHVGDQDIKVKRGGSRGFVLRDETVDEEFLKESLEAEQKWLGRFRQSQGPMFQRKDTSASSKYSFSTEYNSDFCSELEEVYEQLSKWLEDPIVADENRELDARDRAVVRFAGSLLKRALSESFAGVPVQEGEPQPFIDANDVNQQHKLALAVRSLSLELARQKNRRQQSVSESEDVDRYEDASCEMIREAKDAQRRKLWTVTFTSDVLQTLVNDHMTVRLSTLPASVSERTADERKTREASTLGASELPHENSPHGGGLLPVATGNWGCGTRLKGDPQLKLVIQWLASSLAGTPRLIYYTSGNPGLSKLDTVSRVLIDRRWSVGDLAAATLKHSMHAIEEREEGKKSLFEEIIGMDKSGP, encoded by the exons ATGGCTCTAGTAATGCTACCGTGTGACCTACCTTGGTGGCCGGCTGTCGTAAAGCAGCTGGACAAAGCCGCCTTGGCCAAAAACTCTGAGGACCTAATAGACGCGATGCAACGACTACATGACATGTGCAA taTAAGTCTCGATCCCGAGGAAGATGTGCAAGACGTCGACCTATTCTCCAAATTGGGAACCTTCCTAGATAATGATCTCGATCTCACGGAACGGGAGCAAGTGTTGACAAAGACAATACCGCGATTAGTGGAAAGAGCGAAGGCCTTAAAATCTACGAAGCCCCCGCAAGGTCTACATTTTAGTCTTCAGCAACAAG GTGACAGCGTCGAGTATAGTTACGCCTTCGTCTCCTCTTTAATCGCCAACGCATTTTTCTCAACGTACCCGAAGAGAACCGCCAAGACCCACCCTACGCTACGCGACTTCAACTTCACGAATTTTTTCAGACACCTCCACAA AAACGCGCAGAAAGCCAAACTCAGAAGTATCTTTCATTACTATAATTATCTGGAGACGGACCATGCGCTCGACGGTCGTCTAATAATTTCTCGACAG GTGATGACGTCTAAACAGTGGCTAACTATTGAAGATTGGCTGGAAAGTAACGTACCTCTATGTCCGCTCACGATACGCCATGAAGGAAGGTTGGACCGAATCGAGGCGGAATCAAAAGTGTTACAAGTTTGTTTTGCGAATGCTAAAATCGGCGGCGGTGTGCTTGATGGCGACGTCACGCAAGAGACTGtacac gtgGCAACGCATCCGGAAATGCTCGCCGCGATACTATCTGTTGAGGCCTTAGAAGACAACGAAGTACTGATAATCGAGGGCGTCAGGCATATGTCGAGGATAAACGATCCACAACACAAGGCGATATTCGAGGGTATCTCAAAGCCGAACGTG GTAACGGTCTGCTGCATAGATCCCGAGGACTACTCGCGACTGCCGTTGACGCAGTTTGAAGAGGACAACATTTTAAGGGAGATGAATAAGTCGTTGCTGGGATTTCGTCAAAGGCACGTACCTAACAGTCCAACAGATCCGATCAAGACCGAGCTAGAGGCGGAAGTCGGTCTGGGCTCGCGTAGATTGTCGCCTATCGGTGAGAGTTTTAGCAGCACCCCACCGGAAACTGAGACCGAGGATAAACTTATCGCGACAAGCAATAATCTCAAGACAG ACAAACCCTCGTGCGATGAGCGCCACAAATTGGAAAACGTGACGGAAGTGCGTAGCCGGCCTAATGGTAAATCGATAAGACCACCGAGTCCACACAAGGTGTGTAAGGACGCAAGTTACACGAATCGAAAAAACCGATTTATCGTGCTCGGATCTAGTGGCGAGGTATTACCAGTGACGCGACAGCTCGGTCAGATGTCAGTCTACAGCAGCTGTAACAGTCAGAGTACGGACAGTTTCCACAGCGCTAAGGAGACTATTGACGAGGAACCTG AGGAAGAGGAGCAGAAAGTGACTAAACGATACAGCGCGCAATTAGATACGCCCGAGAGAAGAGGAAATTTCGCACAGCGACTGAAAGATGCTCTTAAGCGAGAGAGCACAGCAACGGGGGTAACATCCTCAAACACCTCATCCGGCGAGAGCAGCTACGCCGTTGGTATTAGTGTTAGCGGTAGCCACGTTGGCGATCAAGACATTAA AGTAAAAAGAGGAGGCTCGAGAGGATTCGTTTTGCGAGATGAAACGGTGGACGAGGAGTTCCTAAAGGAATCTTTAGAAGCAGAACAAAAATGGTTAGGCCGATTCCGACAGAGTCAGGGGCCTATGTTTCAAAGAAAGGACACGAGCGCGAGTAGCAAATATAGTTTTAGCACTGAATATAATTCTG ATTTCTGTTCCGAGCTGGAGGAGGTCTATGAACAATTGTCAAAGTGGCTGGAGGATCCGATAGTGGCGGATGAGAATCGAGAATTGGATGCGAGAGATCGGGCGGTTGTACGATTCGCCGGTTCTCTTTTAAAACGCGCTCTGAGCGAGTCGTTCGCCGGTGTGCCGGTCCAGGAAGGCGAACCGCAGCCGTTTATCGACGCAAACGACGTAAATCAGCAGCACAAGCTGGCCTTAGCCGTAAGGAGCCTCAGCTTGGAACTCGCTCGGCAGAAAAATCGAAGGCAACAATCG GTGTCTGAGTCCGAAGATGTAGATCGCTACGAGGACGCCTCGTGCGAGATGATAAGAGAGGCAAAGGACGCCCAACGTAGGAAACTTTGGACGGTCACGTTCACGTCGGACGTGCTTCAAACGTTGGTCAATGATCATATGACCGTACGCCTGTCGACACTACCCGCGTCCGTATCGGAACGGACGGCAGACGAGCGTAAAACGCGTGAGGCGAGCACGCTCGGTGCCTCGGAG TTACCGCACGAAAACAGTCCTCACGGAGGAGGCTTATTACCCGTGGCTACTGGCAATTGGGGATGTGGAACTAGACTGAAAGGTGATCCGCAATTGAAGCTCGTTATTCAATGGCTCGCCTCCTCTCTAGCGGGCACACCAAGactaatatattatacttcCGGTAATCCTGGTTTATccaag ttagacACTGTGAGCAGAGTTCTGATAGACAGACGTTGGTCGGTAGGCGATTTAGCCGCCGCGACGCTGAAGCACTCTATGCATGCAATCGAGGAACgggaggaaggaaagaaaagtcTCTTCGAGGAGATAATAGGCATGGATAAATCGGGTCCTTAG
- the LOC139113628 gene encoding uncharacterized protein isoform X1 translates to MPRRSTMALVMLPCDLPWWPAVVKQLDKAALAKNSEDLIDAMQRLHDMCNISLDPEEDVQDVDLFSKLGTFLDNDLDLTEREQVLTKTIPRLVERAKALKSTKPPQGLHFSLQQQGDSVEYSYAFVSSLIANAFFSTYPKRTAKTHPTLRDFNFTNFFRHLHKNAQKAKLRSIFHYYNYLETDHALDGRLIISRQVMTSKQWLTIEDWLESNVPLCPLTIRHEGRLDRIEAESKVLQVCFANAKIGGGVLDGDVTQETVHVATHPEMLAAILSVEALEDNEVLIIEGVRHMSRINDPQHKAIFEGISKPNVVTVCCIDPEDYSRLPLTQFEEDNILREMNKSLLGFRQRHVPNSPTDPIKTELEAEVGLGSRRLSPIGESFSSTPPETETEDKLIATSNNLKTDKPSCDERHKLENVTEVRSRPNGKSIRPPSPHKVCKDASYTNRKNRFIVLGSSGEVLPVTRQLGQMSVYSSCNSQSTDSFHSAKETIDEEPEEEEQKVTKRYSAQLDTPERRGNFAQRLKDALKRESTATGVTSSNTSSGESSYAVGISVSGSHVGDQDIKVKRGGSRGFVLRDETVDEEFLKESLEAEQKWLGRFRQSQGPMFQRKDTSASSKYSFSTEYNSDFCSELEEVYEQLSKWLEDPIVADENRELDARDRAVVRFAGSLLKRALSESFAGVPVQEGEPQPFIDANDVNQQHKLALAVRSLSLELARQKNRRQQSVSESEDVDRYEDASCEMIREAKDAQRRKLWTVTFTSDVLQTLVNDHMTVRLSTLPASVSERTADERKTREASTLGASELPHENSPHGGGLLPVATGNWGCGTRLKGDPQLKLVIQWLASSLAGTPRLIYYTSGNPGLSKLDTVSRVLIDRRWSVGDLAAATLKHSMHAIEEREEGKKSLFEEIIGMDKSGP, encoded by the exons atgcCTCGCAGATCTACAATGGCTCTAGTAATGCTACCGTGTGACCTACCTTGGTGGCCGGCTGTCGTAAAGCAGCTGGACAAAGCCGCCTTGGCCAAAAACTCTGAGGACCTAATAGACGCGATGCAACGACTACATGACATGTGCAA taTAAGTCTCGATCCCGAGGAAGATGTGCAAGACGTCGACCTATTCTCCAAATTGGGAACCTTCCTAGATAATGATCTCGATCTCACGGAACGGGAGCAAGTGTTGACAAAGACAATACCGCGATTAGTGGAAAGAGCGAAGGCCTTAAAATCTACGAAGCCCCCGCAAGGTCTACATTTTAGTCTTCAGCAACAAG GTGACAGCGTCGAGTATAGTTACGCCTTCGTCTCCTCTTTAATCGCCAACGCATTTTTCTCAACGTACCCGAAGAGAACCGCCAAGACCCACCCTACGCTACGCGACTTCAACTTCACGAATTTTTTCAGACACCTCCACAA AAACGCGCAGAAAGCCAAACTCAGAAGTATCTTTCATTACTATAATTATCTGGAGACGGACCATGCGCTCGACGGTCGTCTAATAATTTCTCGACAG GTGATGACGTCTAAACAGTGGCTAACTATTGAAGATTGGCTGGAAAGTAACGTACCTCTATGTCCGCTCACGATACGCCATGAAGGAAGGTTGGACCGAATCGAGGCGGAATCAAAAGTGTTACAAGTTTGTTTTGCGAATGCTAAAATCGGCGGCGGTGTGCTTGATGGCGACGTCACGCAAGAGACTGtacac gtgGCAACGCATCCGGAAATGCTCGCCGCGATACTATCTGTTGAGGCCTTAGAAGACAACGAAGTACTGATAATCGAGGGCGTCAGGCATATGTCGAGGATAAACGATCCACAACACAAGGCGATATTCGAGGGTATCTCAAAGCCGAACGTG GTAACGGTCTGCTGCATAGATCCCGAGGACTACTCGCGACTGCCGTTGACGCAGTTTGAAGAGGACAACATTTTAAGGGAGATGAATAAGTCGTTGCTGGGATTTCGTCAAAGGCACGTACCTAACAGTCCAACAGATCCGATCAAGACCGAGCTAGAGGCGGAAGTCGGTCTGGGCTCGCGTAGATTGTCGCCTATCGGTGAGAGTTTTAGCAGCACCCCACCGGAAACTGAGACCGAGGATAAACTTATCGCGACAAGCAATAATCTCAAGACAG ACAAACCCTCGTGCGATGAGCGCCACAAATTGGAAAACGTGACGGAAGTGCGTAGCCGGCCTAATGGTAAATCGATAAGACCACCGAGTCCACACAAGGTGTGTAAGGACGCAAGTTACACGAATCGAAAAAACCGATTTATCGTGCTCGGATCTAGTGGCGAGGTATTACCAGTGACGCGACAGCTCGGTCAGATGTCAGTCTACAGCAGCTGTAACAGTCAGAGTACGGACAGTTTCCACAGCGCTAAGGAGACTATTGACGAGGAACCTG AGGAAGAGGAGCAGAAAGTGACTAAACGATACAGCGCGCAATTAGATACGCCCGAGAGAAGAGGAAATTTCGCACAGCGACTGAAAGATGCTCTTAAGCGAGAGAGCACAGCAACGGGGGTAACATCCTCAAACACCTCATCCGGCGAGAGCAGCTACGCCGTTGGTATTAGTGTTAGCGGTAGCCACGTTGGCGATCAAGACATTAA AGTAAAAAGAGGAGGCTCGAGAGGATTCGTTTTGCGAGATGAAACGGTGGACGAGGAGTTCCTAAAGGAATCTTTAGAAGCAGAACAAAAATGGTTAGGCCGATTCCGACAGAGTCAGGGGCCTATGTTTCAAAGAAAGGACACGAGCGCGAGTAGCAAATATAGTTTTAGCACTGAATATAATTCTG ATTTCTGTTCCGAGCTGGAGGAGGTCTATGAACAATTGTCAAAGTGGCTGGAGGATCCGATAGTGGCGGATGAGAATCGAGAATTGGATGCGAGAGATCGGGCGGTTGTACGATTCGCCGGTTCTCTTTTAAAACGCGCTCTGAGCGAGTCGTTCGCCGGTGTGCCGGTCCAGGAAGGCGAACCGCAGCCGTTTATCGACGCAAACGACGTAAATCAGCAGCACAAGCTGGCCTTAGCCGTAAGGAGCCTCAGCTTGGAACTCGCTCGGCAGAAAAATCGAAGGCAACAATCG GTGTCTGAGTCCGAAGATGTAGATCGCTACGAGGACGCCTCGTGCGAGATGATAAGAGAGGCAAAGGACGCCCAACGTAGGAAACTTTGGACGGTCACGTTCACGTCGGACGTGCTTCAAACGTTGGTCAATGATCATATGACCGTACGCCTGTCGACACTACCCGCGTCCGTATCGGAACGGACGGCAGACGAGCGTAAAACGCGTGAGGCGAGCACGCTCGGTGCCTCGGAG TTACCGCACGAAAACAGTCCTCACGGAGGAGGCTTATTACCCGTGGCTACTGGCAATTGGGGATGTGGAACTAGACTGAAAGGTGATCCGCAATTGAAGCTCGTTATTCAATGGCTCGCCTCCTCTCTAGCGGGCACACCAAGactaatatattatacttcCGGTAATCCTGGTTTATccaag ttagacACTGTGAGCAGAGTTCTGATAGACAGACGTTGGTCGGTAGGCGATTTAGCCGCCGCGACGCTGAAGCACTCTATGCATGCAATCGAGGAACgggaggaaggaaagaaaagtcTCTTCGAGGAGATAATAGGCATGGATAAATCGGGTCCTTAG
- the LOC139113628 gene encoding uncharacterized protein isoform X3, translated as MPRRSTMALVMLPCDLPWWPAVVKQLDKAALAKNSEDLIDAMQRLHDMCNISLDPEEDVQDVDLFSKLGTFLDNDLDLTEREQVLTKTIPRLVERAKALKSTKPPQGLHFSLQQQGDSVEYSYAFVSSLIANAFFSTYPKRTAKTHPTLRDFNFTNFFRHLHKNAQKAKLRSIFHYYNYLETDHALDGRLIISRQVMTSKQWLTIEDWLESNVPLCPLTIRHEGRLDRIEAESKVLQVCFANAKIGGGVLDGDVTQETVHVATHPEMLAAILSVEALEDNEVLIIEGVRHMSRINDPQHKAIFEGISKPNVVTVCCIDPEDYSRLPLTQFEEDNILREMNKSLLGFRQRHVPNSPTDPIKTELEAEVGLGSRRLSPIGESFSSTPPETETEDKLIATSNNLKTDKPSCDERHKLENVTEVRSRPNGKSIRPPSPHKVCKDASYTNRKNRFIVLGSSGEVLPVTRQLGQMSVYSSCNSQSTDSFHSAKETIDEEPEEEEQKVTKRYSAQLDTPERRGNFAQRLKDALKRESTATGVTSSNTSSGESSYAVGISVSGSHVGDQDIKVKRGGSRGFVLRDETVDEEFLKESLEAEQKWLGRFRQSQGPMFQRKDTSASSKYSFSTEYNSDFCSELEEVYEQLSKWLEDPIVADENRELDARDRAVVRFAGSLLKRALSESFAGVPVQEGEPQPFIDANDVNQQHKLALAVRSLSLELARQKNRRQQSLPHENSPHGGGLLPVATGNWGCGTRLKGDPQLKLVIQWLASSLAGTPRLIYYTSGNPGLSKLDTVSRVLIDRRWSVGDLAAATLKHSMHAIEEREEGKKSLFEEIIGMDKSGP; from the exons atgcCTCGCAGATCTACAATGGCTCTAGTAATGCTACCGTGTGACCTACCTTGGTGGCCGGCTGTCGTAAAGCAGCTGGACAAAGCCGCCTTGGCCAAAAACTCTGAGGACCTAATAGACGCGATGCAACGACTACATGACATGTGCAA taTAAGTCTCGATCCCGAGGAAGATGTGCAAGACGTCGACCTATTCTCCAAATTGGGAACCTTCCTAGATAATGATCTCGATCTCACGGAACGGGAGCAAGTGTTGACAAAGACAATACCGCGATTAGTGGAAAGAGCGAAGGCCTTAAAATCTACGAAGCCCCCGCAAGGTCTACATTTTAGTCTTCAGCAACAAG GTGACAGCGTCGAGTATAGTTACGCCTTCGTCTCCTCTTTAATCGCCAACGCATTTTTCTCAACGTACCCGAAGAGAACCGCCAAGACCCACCCTACGCTACGCGACTTCAACTTCACGAATTTTTTCAGACACCTCCACAA AAACGCGCAGAAAGCCAAACTCAGAAGTATCTTTCATTACTATAATTATCTGGAGACGGACCATGCGCTCGACGGTCGTCTAATAATTTCTCGACAG GTGATGACGTCTAAACAGTGGCTAACTATTGAAGATTGGCTGGAAAGTAACGTACCTCTATGTCCGCTCACGATACGCCATGAAGGAAGGTTGGACCGAATCGAGGCGGAATCAAAAGTGTTACAAGTTTGTTTTGCGAATGCTAAAATCGGCGGCGGTGTGCTTGATGGCGACGTCACGCAAGAGACTGtacac gtgGCAACGCATCCGGAAATGCTCGCCGCGATACTATCTGTTGAGGCCTTAGAAGACAACGAAGTACTGATAATCGAGGGCGTCAGGCATATGTCGAGGATAAACGATCCACAACACAAGGCGATATTCGAGGGTATCTCAAAGCCGAACGTG GTAACGGTCTGCTGCATAGATCCCGAGGACTACTCGCGACTGCCGTTGACGCAGTTTGAAGAGGACAACATTTTAAGGGAGATGAATAAGTCGTTGCTGGGATTTCGTCAAAGGCACGTACCTAACAGTCCAACAGATCCGATCAAGACCGAGCTAGAGGCGGAAGTCGGTCTGGGCTCGCGTAGATTGTCGCCTATCGGTGAGAGTTTTAGCAGCACCCCACCGGAAACTGAGACCGAGGATAAACTTATCGCGACAAGCAATAATCTCAAGACAG ACAAACCCTCGTGCGATGAGCGCCACAAATTGGAAAACGTGACGGAAGTGCGTAGCCGGCCTAATGGTAAATCGATAAGACCACCGAGTCCACACAAGGTGTGTAAGGACGCAAGTTACACGAATCGAAAAAACCGATTTATCGTGCTCGGATCTAGTGGCGAGGTATTACCAGTGACGCGACAGCTCGGTCAGATGTCAGTCTACAGCAGCTGTAACAGTCAGAGTACGGACAGTTTCCACAGCGCTAAGGAGACTATTGACGAGGAACCTG AGGAAGAGGAGCAGAAAGTGACTAAACGATACAGCGCGCAATTAGATACGCCCGAGAGAAGAGGAAATTTCGCACAGCGACTGAAAGATGCTCTTAAGCGAGAGAGCACAGCAACGGGGGTAACATCCTCAAACACCTCATCCGGCGAGAGCAGCTACGCCGTTGGTATTAGTGTTAGCGGTAGCCACGTTGGCGATCAAGACATTAA AGTAAAAAGAGGAGGCTCGAGAGGATTCGTTTTGCGAGATGAAACGGTGGACGAGGAGTTCCTAAAGGAATCTTTAGAAGCAGAACAAAAATGGTTAGGCCGATTCCGACAGAGTCAGGGGCCTATGTTTCAAAGAAAGGACACGAGCGCGAGTAGCAAATATAGTTTTAGCACTGAATATAATTCTG ATTTCTGTTCCGAGCTGGAGGAGGTCTATGAACAATTGTCAAAGTGGCTGGAGGATCCGATAGTGGCGGATGAGAATCGAGAATTGGATGCGAGAGATCGGGCGGTTGTACGATTCGCCGGTTCTCTTTTAAAACGCGCTCTGAGCGAGTCGTTCGCCGGTGTGCCGGTCCAGGAAGGCGAACCGCAGCCGTTTATCGACGCAAACGACGTAAATCAGCAGCACAAGCTGGCCTTAGCCGTAAGGAGCCTCAGCTTGGAACTCGCTCGGCAGAAAAATCGAAGGCAACAATCG TTACCGCACGAAAACAGTCCTCACGGAGGAGGCTTATTACCCGTGGCTACTGGCAATTGGGGATGTGGAACTAGACTGAAAGGTGATCCGCAATTGAAGCTCGTTATTCAATGGCTCGCCTCCTCTCTAGCGGGCACACCAAGactaatatattatacttcCGGTAATCCTGGTTTATccaag ttagacACTGTGAGCAGAGTTCTGATAGACAGACGTTGGTCGGTAGGCGATTTAGCCGCCGCGACGCTGAAGCACTCTATGCATGCAATCGAGGAACgggaggaaggaaagaaaagtcTCTTCGAGGAGATAATAGGCATGGATAAATCGGGTCCTTAG